One region of Flavobacterium sp. KACC 22763 genomic DNA includes:
- the lgt gene encoding prolipoprotein diacylglyceryl transferase: protein MTHALNLVWNPSEGINLGFFMIRYYSLMFVIAFGLGWFLMKKMFERENESIEKLDSLFVWTVLATLIGARLGHVFFYDWEYFRNHLLEIFLPFKFEPEFQFTGFQGLASHGAAIAIIVAMYYYSKKILKRPLLWILDRVVIPVASGAIFVRLGNFFNSEIIGNETDSAFGIRFLHDKFSKAEAVQKTGIADPKEAYNAIASDPRFANILAEVPSRHPTQLYEAICYVFVFAILYFLYWKTNARLKSGLLFGLFLVLLFVVRFIVEFVKESQGGFESELGLFSTGQWLSIPFIIIGLFFVIRAQRNPLAES, encoded by the coding sequence ATGACACACGCCTTAAATTTAGTTTGGAATCCTTCTGAAGGAATCAACTTAGGATTTTTTATGATTCGCTATTACAGCTTAATGTTTGTAATTGCTTTTGGTTTAGGATGGTTCCTAATGAAAAAAATGTTCGAAAGAGAAAACGAATCGATTGAAAAACTAGATTCTCTATTTGTTTGGACGGTTTTAGCCACTTTAATAGGTGCACGTTTAGGTCATGTTTTCTTTTACGATTGGGAATACTTCAGAAATCATTTACTTGAAATTTTCTTACCATTTAAATTTGAACCAGAATTCCAGTTTACAGGTTTTCAAGGATTAGCAAGTCATGGTGCAGCAATTGCGATTATTGTTGCCATGTATTATTACAGTAAAAAAATATTAAAGCGTCCGTTATTATGGATTCTGGACCGTGTTGTAATACCAGTTGCAAGTGGTGCGATCTTTGTTCGTTTAGGGAATTTCTTTAACTCAGAAATTATCGGAAATGAAACTGACTCTGCATTCGGAATCCGTTTCCTTCATGATAAATTCAGTAAAGCTGAAGCTGTACAAAAAACAGGTATTGCAGATCCGAAAGAAGCGTATAATGCAATCGCTTCAGATCCAAGATTCGCAAACATATTAGCTGAAGTACCTTCAAGACATCCTACTCAACTTTACGAAGCGATCTGTTACGTTTTTGTTTTTGCAATCTTATACTTTTTATACTGGAAAACAAACGCTAGACTTAAATCTGGACTTTTATTCGGATTGTTTTTAGTTCTTTTATTTGTTGTACGTTTCATCGTAGAGTTTGTAAAGGAAAGCCAAGGCGGTTTTGAGAGCGAATTAGGCTTATTTTCAACAGGACAATGGTTAAGTATACCTTTTATCATTATCGGACTTTTCTTTGTCATTAGAGCACAAAGAAATCCTTTAGCAGAATCATAA
- the cysS gene encoding cysteine--tRNA ligase: protein MPLYTSQPLKIYNSLSGEKEDFKPIHEGNVGMYVCGPTVYSNVHLGNVRTFMSFDVIFRYFLHLDYKVRYVRNITDVGHIVDDVDEGEDKIAKKARLEQLEPMEVVQRYTVDFHNILKAFNFLPPSIEPTATGHIIEQIEIIKKIIDKGIAYVANGSVYFDVVKYNETNNYGILSGRNIDDMLANTRDLDGQSDKRNPQDFALWKKAEPEHIMRWPSPWSDGFPGWHLECTAMSTKYLGNHFDIHGGGMDLKFPHHECEIAQNEACTGQAPVNYWMHANMLTLNGKKMAKSTGNNILPGEILSGDNNILSKPFSASVTRFFMLQAHYRSILDFSDDAIVAAEKGYKRLMEALDALPNITAGNSSSIDFAAWKQLCYDAMNDDFNTPILIAQLFEAVRYINLLKDGKETISVDDLNDFKTAVNAFVFDVLGLSDDKAADGDSDKLDGVVNMLIGMRNQARADKNFALSDQIRDQLIALGIQLKDGKEGTTFSIQ, encoded by the coding sequence ATGCCTTTATATACAAGTCAGCCTTTAAAAATATACAATTCACTTTCGGGTGAAAAAGAAGATTTCAAACCAATCCATGAAGGAAACGTTGGAATGTATGTTTGTGGACCTACCGTATATAGTAATGTCCATTTAGGAAACGTGAGAACTTTTATGTCTTTTGATGTAATCTTCAGATATTTTCTGCATTTAGATTATAAAGTTCGTTATGTTCGAAACATTACCGATGTTGGACATATTGTAGATGATGTTGATGAAGGTGAAGATAAAATTGCTAAAAAAGCACGTTTGGAGCAATTGGAACCAATGGAAGTGGTACAGCGTTACACTGTAGATTTCCATAACATCCTAAAAGCTTTCAACTTTTTGCCTCCAAGCATAGAGCCTACAGCAACAGGACATATTATTGAGCAAATTGAAATCATCAAAAAAATCATCGACAAAGGCATCGCTTATGTAGCTAATGGATCGGTATATTTTGATGTTGTAAAATATAACGAGACTAACAATTACGGTATTTTAAGTGGTAGAAATATCGATGATATGTTGGCTAACACGCGCGATCTTGACGGACAGTCGGATAAGAGAAATCCGCAAGATTTTGCACTATGGAAAAAAGCAGAGCCAGAACATATTATGAGATGGCCTTCTCCTTGGAGCGATGGATTTCCAGGATGGCACTTAGAATGTACTGCAATGAGCACCAAATATCTTGGCAATCATTTTGACATTCATGGAGGTGGAATGGATTTAAAATTCCCTCATCACGAATGTGAAATCGCTCAAAACGAAGCTTGCACAGGTCAGGCTCCAGTAAATTACTGGATGCACGCCAACATGCTTACTTTAAACGGAAAGAAAATGGCAAAATCGACTGGAAACAATATTCTTCCAGGCGAAATTTTAAGCGGAGATAACAATATCTTAAGTAAACCTTTTTCTGCTTCTGTGACTCGTTTTTTCATGCTTCAAGCACACTACAGAAGTATCTTGGATTTTTCTGATGATGCCATTGTTGCAGCTGAGAAAGGATATAAAAGATTAATGGAAGCACTAGATGCTCTACCAAATATTACGGCAGGAAATTCCAGCTCTATAGATTTTGCTGCTTGGAAACAGCTTTGCTATGATGCAATGAATGATGATTTCAATACGCCAATTTTGATTGCGCAATTGTTTGAAGCTGTTCGTTACATCAATCTATTAAAAGATGGCAAAGAAACGATTTCTGTTGATGATTTAAACGATTTCAAAACAGCAGTAAATGCTTTTGTTTTTGATGTTTTAGGCCTTAGCGACGATAAAGCAGCTGATGGCGATAGCGACAAACTAGATGGTGTCGTAAATATGCTTATAGGAATGAGAAATCAAGCTAGAGCGGATAAAAACTTTGCCCTTTCTGACCAAATTCGTGATCAATTAATCGCTTTAGGAATTCAGCTTAAAGACGGAAAAGAAGGAACTACTTTTAGCATTCAATAA
- a CDS encoding acyloxyacyl hydrolase, with amino-acid sequence MLLKRIFFIIVLFGVMHLKAQEKSSKYRIGLSYGFGSEFSNTDYTFENHFYKAQFYYEIKETRNFKYEILVQPEINFGKHQLLNFYFVKPETPNYQQKRDEYTRLKDVREYVLNCGFLVRRPIGKVCSFYVLGSIGPMITDTETERMSKGFAFADVLALGFTAGYDNFRFDIRPSVRHVSNAGLGSSNAGYNTKNIEFGISYQL; translated from the coding sequence ATGCTTCTAAAACGAATATTCTTTATTATAGTGTTATTTGGTGTAATGCATCTTAAAGCGCAGGAAAAAAGCAGTAAATACAGAATAGGTTTGAGTTATGGTTTTGGAAGTGAATTTAGTAATACCGATTACACTTTTGAGAATCATTTTTATAAGGCGCAGTTCTATTACGAGATAAAAGAGACTAGAAATTTTAAGTATGAAATTCTAGTCCAGCCCGAAATCAATTTTGGAAAACATCAATTATTGAATTTCTATTTTGTTAAGCCTGAAACCCCAAATTATCAGCAAAAAAGAGATGAATATACGCGTCTAAAAGATGTTCGCGAATATGTGCTTAATTGTGGATTTCTAGTTCGTAGACCTATCGGTAAAGTGTGTTCTTTCTATGTTTTAGGAAGCATTGGACCAATGATTACAGATACAGAAACAGAAAGGATGTCTAAAGGATTTGCTTTTGCTGATGTTTTGGCGCTCGGTTTTACAGCAGGTTATGATAATTTCCGTTTTGATATTCGTCCTAGTGTAAGACATGTTTCTAATGCTGGTTTAGGAAGCAGTAATGCAGGATATAATACGAAGAATATCGAATTTGGTATTTCGTATCAGTTATAA
- the secDF gene encoding protein translocase subunit SecDF: MQNKGLIKFFAILFALVSIYQLSFTFVANGVKSEAKAFAGDNPDKELKYLDSIGKEKVLNLGFTDFTYNEVKNKQLNKGLDLEGGINVILQISIKDVLKGLANNSKNPVFNKSLADASANLEGNKTYLNKFFEAFEANSKGTVKLASPDIFANRSLQGEGGVDFQMSDAQVQKVIKRKVDESVESAFKVLRERIDKFGVTQPNIQKLGETGRILVELPGAKDVDRIKKLLGGKAQLEFWETYKIEEIGNFLVSANEALKKTEVKKTETKTVAKDSLNALLTDAKDSSDVKKGNNPLFDKMIVQGGGPVLGYFAPKDTAAINDYFKRPEIRVLLAADQHYAKFVWSKPTTIKDPKAKDIKSAADIEAVELYALKGNRDNNPAMSGGVVTDAKDTFDQMGKPAVSMQMNSQGAKVWEELTGRAFAQKSYIAIVLDDIVYSAPGVTSGPIAGGRSEITGSFDVAETKDLANVLNAGKLPASADIIQSTVVGPSLGQAAIDAGTISSVLGFLLVCVWMVFYYGKAGWYANLALLLNLLFLFGIMASFGFVLTLPGIAGIVLTLGTAVDANIIIYERAKEELREGKSLSEAVQASYGWHGAMRSIIDANVTHVLTGAILFIFGTGPIKGFALTLLIGIVTSLFTSIFIARIFIDRNIAGKGDLTFSTNITKNWFTNFHFDFIKIKKFTYIFSSIVVVVSLVSIFFVNGLDEGVDFVGGRTFQVKFEKPVDATAVSDELSAAFGTPVEAKILGDDDQLKITTKYKIKEDGVAIDEEVNQKLYAALQKYFPNTTYDKFINSFDGKRVGVLQASKVGASISEDIKTNSYWAVLGAMAVIFLYLMVSFRKWQYSLGAIAAVAHDVIFVLGVYSLCYKFMPFHMEMDQHFIAAILTVIGYSMNDTVIVFDRVREFIIGNRKGSFEDIVNASINTTLSRTLNTSLMMIIVLLTMFIFGGESIRGFIFAMLIGIIVGTYSSLFIATPVLVDTISSDEKHTIEDKHNKA; the protein is encoded by the coding sequence ATGCAGAATAAAGGACTTATTAAATTTTTCGCAATTCTATTTGCATTGGTAAGTATTTACCAACTATCATTCACTTTTGTGGCAAATGGTGTCAAAAGTGAAGCTAAAGCTTTTGCAGGAGATAATCCTGACAAAGAGCTGAAATATTTAGATTCTATTGGTAAAGAAAAAGTATTAAATCTTGGTTTTACTGATTTCACTTACAATGAAGTGAAAAACAAGCAGCTTAATAAAGGTCTTGACTTAGAAGGGGGAATTAACGTAATTCTTCAAATTTCTATTAAAGATGTATTAAAAGGTTTGGCTAATAATTCTAAAAATCCAGTTTTTAATAAATCATTAGCTGATGCATCTGCAAATTTAGAAGGAAACAAAACATATTTAAATAAGTTTTTTGAAGCTTTTGAAGCAAATTCAAAAGGAACTGTAAAATTAGCATCGCCAGATATTTTTGCTAACAGAAGTCTTCAAGGAGAAGGTGGAGTAGACTTTCAAATGTCTGACGCGCAAGTTCAAAAAGTTATCAAAAGAAAAGTTGATGAGTCTGTAGAAAGTGCTTTTAAAGTATTAAGAGAGCGTATCGACAAATTTGGTGTTACACAGCCAAACATCCAAAAATTAGGAGAAACAGGAAGAATCTTAGTAGAGCTTCCAGGTGCTAAGGATGTAGATAGAATTAAAAAATTATTAGGTGGAAAAGCTCAGTTAGAGTTCTGGGAAACTTATAAAATTGAAGAAATTGGTAATTTCTTAGTATCTGCAAACGAAGCTTTAAAGAAAACTGAAGTTAAAAAGACTGAAACTAAAACAGTTGCTAAAGATTCATTGAATGCATTATTAACAGATGCTAAAGATTCTTCAGATGTTAAAAAAGGAAACAATCCTTTATTTGATAAAATGATCGTTCAAGGTGGTGGACCAGTTTTAGGATATTTTGCTCCTAAAGATACTGCTGCTATCAATGATTATTTCAAAAGACCAGAAATTAGAGTATTATTGGCTGCTGACCAACACTATGCAAAATTTGTATGGAGCAAGCCAACAACTATAAAAGATCCTAAAGCAAAAGACATTAAAAGTGCTGCAGATATTGAAGCAGTTGAATTATACGCTTTAAAAGGAAACAGAGACAATAACCCAGCAATGAGCGGTGGTGTTGTAACTGATGCAAAAGATACTTTTGACCAAATGGGTAAACCAGCTGTTTCTATGCAAATGAACAGCCAAGGTGCTAAAGTTTGGGAAGAGTTAACAGGAAGAGCATTTGCTCAAAAAAGCTACATTGCTATTGTATTAGATGATATTGTATATTCTGCTCCAGGTGTAACAAGCGGTCCTATTGCTGGAGGAAGATCTGAGATTACAGGTTCATTTGATGTAGCTGAAACTAAAGATTTAGCTAACGTATTAAATGCAGGTAAATTACCAGCTTCTGCAGATATTATCCAATCAACTGTTGTAGGTCCATCTTTAGGGCAAGCTGCTATTGATGCAGGTACAATTTCTTCTGTATTAGGTTTCTTATTAGTTTGTGTTTGGATGGTATTCTATTATGGTAAAGCTGGTTGGTATGCAAACCTTGCTTTATTATTAAACTTACTATTCTTATTCGGAATTATGGCAAGTTTTGGTTTTGTATTGACATTACCAGGTATTGCAGGTATCGTATTAACATTAGGTACTGCGGTAGATGCGAACATTATTATCTACGAAAGAGCGAAAGAGGAATTACGTGAAGGAAAATCTCTTTCTGAAGCAGTTCAAGCTTCTTACGGATGGCATGGTGCAATGCGTTCTATTATTGATGCTAACGTTACTCACGTTTTAACTGGAGCTATCTTGTTTATTTTCGGAACAGGTCCTATTAAAGGTTTCGCATTAACATTATTAATTGGTATCGTAACTTCATTGTTTACTTCTATCTTTATTGCTAGAATTTTCATTGACAGAAATATTGCAGGAAAAGGTGATTTAACTTTCTCTACAAATATTACTAAAAACTGGTTTACAAACTTCCACTTTGACTTTATCAAGATTAAAAAATTCACTTACATCTTCTCTTCAATTGTAGTTGTTGTAAGTTTAGTTTCTATCTTCTTTGTTAACGGATTAGATGAAGGTGTTGATTTTGTTGGAGGAAGAACTTTCCAAGTTAAATTCGAAAAGCCAGTTGATGCAACTGCAGTTTCAGATGAATTATCTGCTGCTTTCGGTACTCCGGTTGAGGCTAAAATTTTAGGTGATGATGATCAATTGAAAATCACTACTAAATATAAAATTAAAGAAGATGGTGTTGCTATCGATGAAGAAGTAAACCAAAAATTATACGCTGCTTTACAGAAATATTTCCCAAATACAACTTACGATAAATTCATCAACTCATTTGATGGTAAAAGAGTAGGTGTTTTACAAGCTTCTAAAGTTGGAGCTTCTATTTCTGAGGATATCAAAACTAACTCTTACTGGGCGGTTCTTGGTGCAATGGCAGTTATTTTCTTATACTTAATGGTATCTTTCCGTAAATGGCAATATTCATTAGGTGCGATTGCAGCTGTTGCGCACGACGTAATCTTCGTATTAGGAGTTTACTCATTATGCTACAAATTCATGCCATTCCACATGGAAATGGATCAGCACTTTATCGCTGCGATCTTGACTGTAATTGGTTACTCTATGAACGATACGGTAATTGTATTTGACAGGGTGAGAGAGTTTATCATCGGAAACCGTAAAGGAAGTTTCGAAGATATCGTAAACGCTTCTATTAATACTACATTATCTAGAACATTGAATACTTCATTAATGATGATCATCGTATTATTAACGATGTTTATCTTCGGTGGAGAATCTATCAGAGGATTTATCTTCGCAATGTTAATTGGTATTATCGTTGGTACTTACTCTTCATTATTTATCGCTACACCAGTATTGGTAGACACGATTTCAAGTGATGAGAAACACACAATCGAAGACAAACACAATAAGGCATAA
- a CDS encoding four helix bundle protein yields MAKIEKFEDLEIWRLAREICLQIEFLIQNTNLKTNYSLRDQIDRSSGSIIDNIAEGFERNGNREFINFLSIAKGSAGEVKSQSYRAFDKKLINQEQHLKLNEKVELVKNKIGAMMNYLNKCEIKGLKFK; encoded by the coding sequence ATGGCGAAAATAGAAAAGTTTGAAGATTTAGAAATTTGGAGGTTAGCTCGAGAAATCTGTCTTCAAATTGAATTTCTAATTCAAAATACAAACTTAAAAACAAACTATTCGCTAAGAGATCAAATTGATAGAAGTTCTGGTTCAATAATAGATAATATCGCAGAGGGCTTTGAAAGAAATGGCAATCGAGAATTTATTAATTTTTTAAGTATTGCAAAAGGTTCTGCTGGCGAAGTAAAATCTCAATCCTATAGAGCTTTTGATAAAAAACTGATTAATCAGGAACAACATTTAAAACTGAATGAAAAGGTTGAACTTGTTAAAAACAAAATTGGGGCAATGATGAACTACTTAAACAAATGTGAAATCAAAGGGCTAAAATTCAAATAA
- the folE gene encoding GTP cyclohydrolase I FolE: MINNEEFLDEIGDNHFSSNAKNPLRADAFDITDEEKIEKIKKDVENILQTLGMDLTDDSIKGTPNRVAKMFVKEIFGGLNPAKQPKASTFDNNYKYGEMLVEKNITVYSTCEHHLLPIIGRAHVAYISSGRVIGLSKMNRIVEYYAKRPQVQERLTMQIVQELQKALGTEDVACVIDAKHLCVNSRGIKDIESSTVTSEFGGKFKDAQTKREFLDYIKLDTQF, from the coding sequence ATGATAAACAACGAAGAATTTTTAGACGAAATAGGAGATAATCATTTCAGCAGTAATGCAAAAAACCCTCTAAGAGCGGATGCTTTTGACATCACTGATGAAGAAAAAATAGAAAAAATTAAAAAAGATGTTGAAAACATTCTACAAACTCTAGGAATGGATTTGACAGATGACAGCATTAAAGGAACTCCAAATCGAGTTGCAAAAATGTTTGTCAAAGAAATTTTTGGAGGTCTTAACCCTGCAAAACAGCCAAAAGCTTCTACTTTTGACAATAATTACAAATATGGCGAAATGCTTGTAGAAAAAAACATCACAGTTTATTCTACTTGCGAACACCATTTACTGCCAATTATCGGACGTGCTCACGTTGCTTATATCTCAAGCGGACGCGTGATTGGTTTATCTAAAATGAACCGTATCGTTGAGTATTATGCAAAAAGACCTCAAGTACAAGAGCGTCTAACTATGCAGATTGTTCAAGAACTTCAAAAAGCTTTAGGAACAGAAGATGTTGCCTGCGTGATTGATGCAAAACACCTTTGCGTGAATTCTCGCGGTATTAAAGATATCGAAAGCAGCACGGTAACTTCTGAGTTCGGCGGAAAATTCAAAGACGCTCAAACGAAAAGAGAATTTTTAGATTATATTAAGCTAGATACTCAGTTCTAA
- the yidD gene encoding membrane protein insertion efficiency factor YidD yields MFSKILIYPFVLLVRFYQTAISPFTPAACRFEPTCSTYMIQALQIHGLFYGGFLGIKRILSCHPWGRSGYDPVPEKKCNHKH; encoded by the coding sequence ATGTTTTCAAAAATTCTAATATATCCATTTGTATTGTTAGTCCGTTTTTATCAGACTGCTATTTCACCATTTACTCCAGCTGCTTGTAGATTTGAACCTACTTGTTCTACTTATATGATTCAGGCATTGCAAATTCACGGATTGTTTTATGGCGGATTTTTAGGCATCAAACGCATTTTAAGCTGTCATCCTTGGGGAAGAAGCGGTTACGATCCTGTACCAGAAAAGAAATGCAACCACAAACATTAA
- the gyrB gene encoding DNA topoisomerase (ATP-hydrolyzing) subunit B, translating into MSEEIKKNNYSADSIQALEGMEHVRMRPSMYIGDVGVRGLHHLVYEVVDNSIDEAMGGHCDTIGVSINEDGSVTVEDNGRGIPVDLHKKEGVSALEVVMTKIGAGGKFDKDSYKVSGGLHGVGVSVVNALSVHMKSTVFREGKIYEQEYERGKSLYPVKQIGETDKRGTRQTFYPDDTIFTQTTEFSYDTLSARMRELSFLNKGITITFTDKREVDDKGEFRSEVFHSDEGLKEYIRYLDGNREPIVSHVISMDNDKGEIPVEVALIYNTSYTENIFSYVNNINTHEGGTHLQGFRSGLTRTLKKYADASGLLDKLKFEISGDDFREGLTAIISVKVSEPQFEGQTKTKLGNREVVSPVSQAVGEMLENYLEENPNDAKVIIQKVILAAQARHAAKKAREMVQRKTVMGGGGLPGKLSDCSEQDPARCEVYLVEGDSAGGTAKQGRDRNFQAILPLRGKILNVEKAMHHKVFENEEIRNIFTALGVTVGTAEDSKALNLEKLRYHKVIIMCDADVDGSHISTLILTFFFRFMKELIEEGHVYIAAPPLYLVKKGNKKEYAWNDVQRDQANERMGGSANIQRYKGLGEMNAEQLWETTMDPNFRTLRQVNIDSLAEADQVFSMLMGDEVPPRREFIEKNAVYANIDA; encoded by the coding sequence ATGAGCGAAGAAATCAAGAAGAACAATTATTCAGCAGATAGTATTCAGGCATTAGAGGGAATGGAGCACGTAAGAATGCGTCCATCAATGTATATTGGAGATGTAGGGGTTCGAGGACTGCATCATTTAGTTTATGAGGTTGTAGATAACTCTATTGATGAGGCCATGGGAGGGCATTGCGACACAATTGGTGTTTCGATAAACGAAGATGGCTCTGTTACAGTTGAAGATAACGGACGTGGTATTCCAGTTGATTTACATAAAAAAGAAGGTGTTTCTGCACTTGAAGTTGTAATGACTAAAATTGGTGCCGGAGGTAAATTCGACAAAGATTCATATAAAGTTTCTGGAGGTTTGCACGGGGTAGGGGTTTCTGTAGTAAACGCCCTTTCTGTTCACATGAAATCTACTGTATTTAGAGAAGGTAAGATATATGAGCAGGAATACGAAAGAGGTAAATCTTTATATCCAGTTAAACAAATCGGAGAAACAGATAAAAGAGGTACGCGTCAGACTTTTTATCCTGATGACACGATCTTTACTCAAACTACTGAGTTTTCATACGACACGCTTTCAGCGCGTATGCGTGAGCTTTCTTTCTTGAATAAAGGAATTACAATCACGTTTACAGATAAGAGAGAAGTTGATGATAAGGGTGAATTTAGAAGTGAAGTTTTTCATTCTGATGAAGGGCTTAAAGAATATATCCGTTATTTAGATGGTAATCGTGAACCTATTGTTTCTCACGTTATCAGCATGGATAATGATAAAGGTGAAATTCCAGTTGAGGTTGCCTTAATTTATAATACAAGTTATACGGAGAATATTTTTTCTTACGTAAATAATATCAATACTCACGAAGGAGGAACGCACTTACAAGGTTTTAGAAGTGGTTTGACAAGAACGCTTAAAAAATATGCTGATGCTTCTGGTTTATTAGATAAATTAAAATTCGAAATTTCTGGAGATGACTTCCGTGAAGGATTAACAGCAATTATTTCGGTAAAAGTATCTGAACCTCAGTTCGAAGGGCAGACTAAAACGAAACTAGGAAATAGAGAAGTAGTTTCTCCAGTTTCTCAGGCAGTAGGAGAAATGCTTGAAAATTATTTGGAAGAAAATCCAAATGATGCTAAAGTAATCATTCAAAAAGTAATCTTGGCAGCTCAGGCACGTCACGCAGCGAAAAAAGCGCGTGAAATGGTGCAGCGTAAAACCGTTATGGGTGGTGGAGGATTGCCAGGGAAATTATCTGACTGTTCTGAGCAAGATCCAGCAAGATGTGAGGTTTACCTTGTCGAGGGAGATTCGGCTGGTGGAACAGCAAAACAAGGACGTGATCGTAACTTTCAAGCAATTCTTCCGCTACGTGGTAAGATCTTGAACGTTGAAAAAGCGATGCATCATAAAGTATTCGAAAATGAAGAGATTAGGAATATCTTTACTGCTTTAGGGGTAACAGTAGGAACTGCAGAAGATAGTAAAGCATTAAATCTTGAAAAACTAAGATATCACAAGGTAATCATCATGTGTGATGCCGATGTCGATGGTAGCCACATTTCTACCTTAATATTAACGTTCTTCTTCCGTTTCATGAAAGAACTTATCGAAGAAGGCCACGTTTACATTGCAGCGCCACCTTTATACTTAGTTAAAAAAGGAAATAAAAAAGAATATGCTTGGAATGATGTTCAGCGTGATCAAGCTAATGAAAGAATGGGAGGAAGTGCTAACATTCAGCGTTATAAAGGTCTTGGAGAGATGAACGCGGAGCAATTATGGGAAACTACGATGGATCCGAATTTCAGAACTTTGCGTCAAGTAAATATTGATAGTCTTGCAGAAGCTGATCAGGTTTTCTCTATGTTAATGGGGGATGAAGTGCCTCCTCGTAGAGAGTTTATCGAGAAAAATGCAGTTTATGCAAATATTGACGCATAA
- the mdh gene encoding malate dehydrogenase, whose protein sequence is MKVTIVGAGNVGATCADVISYRGIASEVVLLDIKEGFAEGKALDITQCATNTGFNTKVSGVTNDYSKTAGSDVVVITSGIPRKPGMTREELIGINAGIVKTVAENVLKYSPNTIIVVVSNPMDTMTYLALKATGLPKNRIIGMGGALDSSRFRTYLSLALDKPANDISAMVIGGHGDTTMIPLTRLASYNGIPVSQFLSEEVLQKVAADTMVGGATLTGLLGTSAWYAPGASVAYLVDSILNDQKKMIACSVFVEGEYGQNDICIGVPCIIGKNGVEEIVDIKLNDQEKALFAKSADAVRSMNDALKAILV, encoded by the coding sequence ATGAAAGTTACCATTGTAGGAGCAGGAAATGTTGGAGCTACATGTGCAGATGTTATTTCTTATAGAGGAATTGCTAGCGAAGTAGTATTGTTGGATATTAAAGAGGGTTTTGCAGAAGGGAAAGCGCTTGATATAACACAGTGCGCCACAAACACAGGTTTTAATACCAAAGTTTCTGGAGTTACCAACGATTATTCTAAAACTGCAGGAAGCGATGTAGTAGTAATTACATCAGGAATTCCGAGAAAACCAGGAATGACAAGAGAAGAATTAATAGGTATCAATGCAGGAATTGTCAAGACAGTTGCTGAAAACGTGCTGAAATATTCTCCTAATACTATTATTGTTGTAGTTTCCAATCCGATGGACACTATGACGTATTTGGCTTTAAAAGCTACAGGTCTTCCAAAAAACAGAATTATAGGTATGGGGGGAGCTTTGGATAGTTCTCGTTTTAGAACGTATCTATCATTAGCTTTAGACAAACCAGCAAATGATATTTCGGCAATGGTAATTGGAGGTCATGGAGATACCACTATGATTCCGTTAACACGTTTGGCATCTTATAATGGTATTCCGGTTTCGCAATTCCTTTCAGAAGAAGTATTGCAAAAAGTTGCGGCAGATACAATGGTAGGAGGGGCGACTCTTACAGGACTTCTAGGGACTTCGGCTTGGTATGCTCCAGGAGCTTCTGTGGCGTATTTGGTAGATAGTATTTTGAATGATCAGAAAAAAATGATTGCATGTTCTGTTTTTGTAGAAGGAGAGTATGGACAAAATGATATTTGTATAGGAGTGCCATGTATAATTGGTAAAAACGGTGTAGAAGAAATTGTGGATATTAAACTAAATGATCAGGAAAAGGCTTTATTTGCTAAAAGTGCAGATGCAGTTCGTAGTATGAATGATGCCCTAAAAGCGATTTTAGTATAA